One window of Parambassis ranga chromosome 3, fParRan2.1, whole genome shotgun sequence genomic DNA carries:
- the spi1b gene encoding transcription factor PU.1b: protein MLHPYRMESYLIPTHTEEMYDAEIYRHQIAEYYNPYVLDPDIQAEHWDYHPHPHVHPAEFENLQETNFTELQSVQALHPPGLIRHDAIRYETENLLDPNLGAHPHVLQQPVTFFPRTLYQPHTSQRSSDDEEHGERSPPLEVSDEECLRDRVQYVTPGELGNKKKIRLYQFLLDLLRNGDMKDSIWWVDRDKGTFQFSSKHKEVLAHRWGIQKGNRKKMTYQKMARALRNYGKTGEVKKIKKKLTYQFSDEVLGKSHHDRKAYM, encoded by the exons ATGTTGCATCCATACAGAATGGAGAGCTACTTAATCCCAACT cacacagaagaAATGTATGACGCAGAAATCTACAGACATCAAATTGCAGAATATTATAACCCATATGTACTAGATCCTGATATCCAGGCAG AGCACTGGGACTACCACCCGCACCCTCATGTGCACCCTGCAGAGTTTGAAAACCTTCAAGAGACCAacttcacagagctgcagagcgtGCAGGCTCTGCACCCGCCGGGCCTCATACGCCATGATGCTATACGATATGAGACAGAGAACCTGCTTGATCCAAATCTCGGGGCACATCCACATGTGTTACAGCAACCA GTAACGTTCTTCCCTCGAACCCTGTACCAGCCGCACACGTCCCAGCGCAGCTCTGATGATGAGGAGCATGGAGAACGGAGTCCCCCGCTGGAAGTGTCTGATGAAGAGTGTTTGAGAGATCGAGTGCAGTATGTCACACCAGGCGAGCTCG GGAACAAAAAGAAGATCCGACTGTACCAGTTCCTGTTGGACCTTTTAAGGAATGGAGATATGAAGGATAGTATCTGGTGggtggacagagacaaaggcacATTCCAGTTTTCCTCCAAACACAAAGAGGTGCTGGCACACCGCTGGGGAATCCAGAAAGGAAACCGCAAAAAAATGACCTATCAGAAGATGGCTCGGGCGCTGCGTAACTACGGCAAAACCGGAGAGGTGAAAAAGATCAAGAAGAAGCTAACATATCAATTCAGTGATGAAGTTCTGGGGAAGAGTCATCATGATAGAAAAGCTTACATGTAG
- the slc39a13 gene encoding zinc transporter ZIP13: MKGGSCRRPSWAVAAVFIPVALLVLTSRGASSSQKMTQTAMAHATAAGLSPGLTDDLPGFHAVVDALTSEHVHVWLLSLVGSVAVGLSGIFPLLVIPIEAGAALKTEAGSQKLKQLLSFAIGGLLGDVFLHLLPEAWVLCGSSAGKQNHYTTPGLWVIIGLLAFLLLEKMFPDQDSLEDPTSDADLNFNSATQANSVFSGKAAASLRNGHHAESWKSSKQQSLQERSEKIKTSGYLNLLANCIDNFTHGLAVGGSFLVSKKVGFLTTFAILLHEIPHEVGDFAILLRAGFDRWSAARMQLSTALVGVLGACFALCTQSPESTDKAGAWILPFTAGGFLYISLVNVVPDLLEESSLRHSLLQILLIFCGIAVMALLSAIVD, translated from the exons ATGAAAGGTGGTAGCTGTAGGAGGCCCAGCTGGGctgtagctgctgtgtttatCCCAGTCGCCCTGTTGGTGCTGACCTCCAGGGGGGCATCAAGCAGCCAGAAGATGACACAAACAGCGATGGCTCACGCAACGGCTGCAGGCCTAAGCCCAGGCCTGACGGATGACCTCCCGGGCTTTCATGCAGTAGTAGACGCTTTAACCAGCGAGCATGTGCATGTTTGGCTCCTTTCCCTGGTGGGCTCTGTTGCTGTTGGTCTCAGTGGGATCTTCCCTCTTCTTGTCATTCCTATTGAAGCTGGAGCAGCCCTCAAAACAGAAG CTGGAAGCCAGAAGCTGAAGCAGCTCTTAAGCTTTGCTATTGGTGGTCTCCTTGGTGATGTGTTCCTCCACCTTCTTCCTGAGGCATGGGTGCTCTGTGGCTCCTCAG CTGGTAAACAAAACCACTACACGACTCCGGGCTTGTGGGTAATCATCGGTCTGCTGGCCTTCCTACTCCTGGAGAAAATGTTCCCAGACCAAGACAGCCTGGAGGATCCCACCTCAGATGCTGACCTGAATTTTAACTCTGCT aCGCAGGCTAATTCAGTTTTCAGTGgaaaagcagcagcatcactcaGAAATGGGCACCATGCTGAGTCATGGAAATCCTCCAAGCAACAGAGTCTGCAGGAAAGATCAGAGAAAATCAAG ACAAGTGGATACTTAAACCTACTGGCCAACTGCATCGATAACTTCACCCATGGTCTGGCAGTCGGAGGGAGTTTCCTGGTCAGCAAAAAG GTTGGGTTCCTCACCACCTTTGCCATCCTGCTCCATGAAATCCCTCATGAG GTGGGAGACTTTGCCATTCTGCTGAGGGCCGGGTTTGATCGATGGAGTGCTGCTCGGATGCAGCTGTCTACAGCTCTAGTTGGGGTCTTGGGAGCTTGTTTCGCTCTGTGCACTCAGTCACCCGAAAGCACAG ACAAAGCCGGTGCCTGGATATTGCCCTTCACTGCTGGAGGCTTCCTCTACATATCCTTGGTGAATGTGGTGCCTGACCTGCTAGAGGAGTCCAGTTTAAG gCACTCCCTCCTGCAGATACTGCTCATTTTCTGTGGCATTGCCGTCATGGCTCTGCTGTCTGCCATTGTTGACTGA